Proteins from one Coregonus clupeaformis isolate EN_2021a chromosome 29, ASM2061545v1, whole genome shotgun sequence genomic window:
- the LOC121544438 gene encoding protein odd-skipped-related 1-like, with the protein MGSKTLPAPVPLHPSLRLANYSFLQASNGFQLPTDQVPGIYSFSALHAVHLHQWTLGYPPFALPRCTFSKLPALMDGRFPGIPSIPIFPHLVQTKDQAAAATAMGLFQVSKNKPQPRFDFANLATAATQEDPLKAEDLSIMGAVATTSPRHGGLGCLMDVAKLSSPERKPSRGRLPSKTKKEFVCKFCGRHFTKSYNLLIHERTHTDERPYTCDICHKAFRRQDHLRDHRYIHSKEKPFKCQECGKGFCQSRTLAVHKTLHMQVKELKPSKIK; encoded by the exons ATGGGCAGCAAGACTCTTCCAGCCCCggttcccctccacccctccctgcgGCTGGCCAACTACTCCTTCCTCCAGGCCTCCAACGGCTTCCAGCTGCCCACGGACCAGGTCCCTGGCATCTATAGCTTCAGCGCCCTACATGCCGTCCACCTCCATCAGTGGACCCTGGGCTACCCTCCCTTCGCTCTCCCCCGCTGCACTTTCTCCAAGCTCCCAGCCCTGATGGACGGCCGCTTCCCCGGCATACCTTCCATCCCCATCTTTCCCCACCTGGTCCAGACCAAGGACCAGGCCGCTGCTGCCACCGCCATGGGTCTCTTCCAGGTCTCCAAGAACAAGCCTCAGCCACGCTTCGACTTCGCCAACCTGGCCACCGCCGCCACCCAGGAGGACCCACTGAAGGCGGAGGACCTGAGCATAATGGGGGCAGTCGCCACTACTTCCCCTCGCCATGGCGGGCTAGGCTGTCTCATGGACGTAGCCAAGCTGTCATCGCCCGAGCGTAAGCCCAGCCGCGGCCGCCTGCCCTCCAAGACCAAGAAGGAGTTTGTGTGCAAGTTCTGCGGCCGCCACTTCACCAAGTCCTACAACCTGCTTATCCATGAGCGGACGCACACGGACGAGAGGCCATACACCTGCGACATCTGCCACAAGGCCTTCCGGAGGCAAGACCACCTCCGAGACCACAG GTACATCCATTCCAAGGAGAAGCCATTCAAGTGCCAGGAATGTGGAAAGGGATTTTGTCAGTCCAGAACTCTAGCCGTCCACAAAACGTTGCACATGCAGGTCAAGGAACTAAAGCCATCCAAGATTAAGTGA